The following is a genomic window from Rubeoparvulum massiliense.
TCACCAATCGCAATCTAGAGAAGGCCAAAGCATTGGCTAATCAATATGAGGGGATTCACTGTAAGAAGAGGAATGTTGAGGTCGCAGCTGAAGCAGATGTTCTCTTTCTCTGCGTCAAGCCGAAAGAGTATGAAAATGTGGTAAAAGAGATCGAGGGCATCTGTAGAGAAGAGCAATATATGGTGGTGATTACGAGTCCCATTAGTTTATCATGGCTTGAGGATCGCGTGCCATGTAAGCTGGTGAAAATGATTCCAACCATTAATCATCTCGTACATCGGGGGACCAGTCTCATTCAATTTCATTCTCTCTGCACATTAGATGATCGTAAAATACTACTTGAAGTATTCCAGAAAATTAGTACACCATTAGAGATCGAAGAGTCCTTTGTTCGGATCTGTTCTGACTTGAGTAGTTGTTCTCCTGCATTCCTTAGTTTTATTTTGGAGCAATGGACGGAGGCTGCCCATCTTGAAACAGGAATTAGCAAGGAGGCTGCCACATTCCTTTTGGCACAATCTATCATTGGGATGGGAAAATTATTGGAACAAGAGGTATTCACCCTAACTACACTCCAACAAAAAATCTGTGTACCAGGAGGAGTGACAGGTGAAGGCATTGAAGCCTTTCGCCCCCACCTTCTCCCTCTCTTCCGCCATGTGATTCAGACCACACACCGTAAACATCGATTGGATC
Proteins encoded in this region:
- the comER gene encoding late competence protein ComER, coding for MKLGFIGTGNMGSILIQAFLAAGVDPNRVWITNRNLEKAKALANQYEGIHCKKRNVEVAAEADVLFLCVKPKEYENVVKEIEGICREEQYMVVITSPISLSWLEDRVPCKLVKMIPTINHLVHRGTSLIQFHSLCTLDDRKILLEVFQKISTPLEIEESFVRICSDLSSCSPAFLSFILEQWTEAAHLETGISKEAATFLLAQSIIGMGKLLEQEVFTLTTLQQKICVPGGVTGEGIEAFRPHLLPLFRHVIQTTHRKHRLDQAELMEHDK